The genomic stretch TGTTTCGCATCAGGAGGTTGTGAACCTGGTGCAGGCTTTCTCCCGAGTCCCAAGTCTTGAGGTTAGAAAACGTGTTCTCGAAGAGAGACCTGTTCGCAGGGCTCAGTTTGGCGCGGAAGTCATCGAGTGTGCGAATCCGCTGGTAGAGCAGGAGGCTCTGACTGGGAGATGTACTGCTCAAGACGCTGGCATCCGGCAGGTTCGGAATTTTGTACATGTCGAGGAAGTTCATAATCTGGAGGAACATTGGCATGCATGCGTAACCGGAGAGACCACGTACCCTTTTAGGTAAGCGTTCGCACTTCCGCCCGAAACCAGCTTTGTCTGCAGGGCTCAGAGCAGCGCGAACATCAGCGGCTGAACTTTCGCACCCCGGCCTCTTCCTTTCTCAGAGGGACAACCCACCCATGCAGACAGGGGCATAGGAATAGGTGTAGACGAACACCAGCCACAGCGGAAGGCACGCGGAATGATACCTGCTGTGCCAGCAATGGACTCTTGAACAGCTCAGCCAGGAAGGGCTCTGCTGGCGGTGACTGGTCGCCTGAGGGGTGTGAACGGCGCCATCCGGACACTGGTGCTGACTCAACTGCAGCGCAAAGCGCAACCGCCCAGCTCTCAGCGAACTATGCCGAGTTTCTCGAGCCCCACGGGATGGGCGAACCAGGCTACGCAGGtggggagaaggaggagcgcgACTTACAAAAACGATTTCAACGAGCTCCGTCTCTGAAATTCTAGGGAAGTCGAAcggagcgacgccgctgcaaCACACCAGAAGACAGAAGGTGAACAGAGAGGAGTGCAGCCACACGTAACGTTGAGACACATTGTCTCTCCCACACCCTAGAAAAACTGCTTCCTTTTCCGAGTGCGCCAGAGCGGCCCCTAAACCGATAATCCTAGGCACGACTGTCCTTGAGTGTCGCTAAGAAGTGACAAAAGTGACAATGAGCCCGAATACTCTACCATGTATATCCGACATGAGGCGCTGCGTTTCACGTTTGACTGTGACAGGGGCAAGACGCTCCAAGTCCGCTTACGCATCTAGACTCcggagggcggaggagcccAGGAGGAAACTTTTGTAGGTGCGGGCGTCTTCTGCAAGCTCATCCTCCGCCTTCTGTAGGAGATCCGCAGTCACCATGCCTTTCCGTGTGAGGTACCACGACCACAAGGGCTTGCTGACCGCCCACAGGAAAGTCCCCATGAAGAGGAGTCCGCTGGAAGAACTGATGAGCATGGTGCCTGTTGTGAGCTGGGTAAACGCAATCCGATTGACGACGAGGAAAGACAGCAGATTCCGGTACGGATCCAAAAAGTCAAAGTAGAACCGAGCGCGCCCGAAAAGCCACCGAAGAAAGTCCTGCATCTTCTCGAAAAACGCTGCGACCAATTGGAAGGACTTGAGCATTCGAAAAAAGCGCGTGGCCTTCCTCAGGGCAGTATCCTGTGGAATGAATAGACGCGCACACACGACAAGGAGCTGGGAGTTCATTCTTACAGTAGCGTGCTTGCCTGGAAGCTGCCTTCGGGGCACAGAGCGGGCGAGTTGGAATAAACGTAGAAGTCGTTTGGTGGATAGATGTACGGCGGCGGCTCATCTTCCATAGGCGATGTACGACACTGTGGACTAGCGCAACCAATAGTAAGCAAAAAGACAAAATAGCTACAGAGCAGGGCTCCAACCGGCAGCGGTTCAACCAGGGAAACATGCTCTCTGCCGAGGCAAGACAGGGCAGCAAACAATAACGAGGTGTGGCGACTGTTTTTGAAAAAATGCTTAGCGCTGGCAGCAGGAGTGAGTTGAATGCAGCTcttgcagaggcgctgccctTCTCAGGCGCTGGCTCCCTCctgccccctccccctttcCTTTGCTCTCATGACGCGAACGCGTGTGTTTTCCTAACTTACGACAAGGTAAACCCATGCACTGCCAAAGGCTCGCAAAAGAAGCGAGACAGCGAAGTTGAAGAAGTCGAAGAACATCCGCAGAGACGTGATTAGGATTTTTCCAAGGCCTTTGAACCGTTTTTCGCGCCATGCTGATCGGATGTTTGCGTGGTGCTTTGAGAACACGACAGATGCCTTCCTTTGCGTCAGGTTCTTCTTCATCCTCTGCCGGATGTTTTCGAGTTCCGCCATGTTGGGGGGGACAGCGCCAGGTTCCCCAGGCGGCGTATTTTCTTTCCCAGCCAGTTCAGCATCCGGGTCAATGCTCGTGGCTACGACGGTCTGTCCATCTGCcatctctcgcgcgccgacaAGAGCTTCATTGATCGCCCCCCACGTATCATCCTCCTCAGCTGGAGCTGTAGTCTCTTTGCCAGCTGATTTCTGATGGCTCCCGGAGGGCGCCTCGGGttccgccgtcggcgcagcCTCGGAAGCGCTCATCTgcaccgcctcctcggcgcgcagctgagccCAGACGAGGCCGAAAGTCTGGTACTGGTTGGTATTAAGGTCGCTGAAGACGTTCTGCGTGAAGACTTGCTGGTTCAGCTCCGTACCCTTTGAAATCGCGAAGGAAAGAAACCCAATGACGCTCGCGACTAAGGTGAGCAcggccagcggcgcggcgggtgtGGCGACGAGTGTCGAAACAGCAGTCGCGACGAAGAATGTGTTGACTGAGAGAAGAATCGCTGGCATGTAGCGGATGACCTGGGCAATGATCTTTTTGGCGAGGACAATGACCTTCTCTTTGACCAGCGCCCCCATGTTCTTGAGAAACTTCACCGCCCGCGAGTACTTTTGCGTCCCGCCGTTCTTGCGACCCCGCTGACTCCGGAACCAGTTGCGTATTTTCACCGCGACAACTTTCGTGCCGCGGGTCGTGCGCTTGAAGGCGCGCCCCAGACGGTGGAAAACGCGCATGAGCCCGTCTATCACAGGCCcttcaggcggcggcggctcggaCGGGCGGAGTTTCCAGCACAACTGGGAATTCAACATGTCCTGTTCAatctgtctccgcgtcccTTTGTCGAACTCCCATCCGTGAGCTGTCACTTCCCTCTTGTGACGCTTGAGTCGCGCAGCCACGTCATCGAAGTACATGTTCGCCAGCTCTGTCAGTTGACGCGTCGAGGTATGTTCTGCAACATCCTTTTCCAACGCATCCGGTGCAGGGCCTTTGAACGTGTCCATATCAAAGCTGTCGGGCGCGGGGAACGGCTTGTTCTGGCTGTCACACTCTATGAACAGATCGGCCTGCTGCTTCAAGTACTCCTCAGTGattctcggcgcggcgccgtcctcggGATGTTCTGAGGCACCGCTGGAGGCTGCACTGCTTCCGCTCGAGACATTTTTGCTTTCTTGTGTGTTTTTtgcgcctccacgcctgcTCTTATCTCCTGGAGTCGAGGATTCGTTGCGAGCGGGAACAGACTCCGCCTGTAACCACGCTAGCGGTGTGTCCGCCGGAACCAATGCCGCTGGCGGATCTGCATGCCGATAAGCGAGCGCACGGTGCTTCACTCTCAACGCCACAGCTGACCCGGAAAAATACGCAGTTAGCGGCAGAACCAGCAAGATAAGAAACCGAAGCCAAGACAATGGCTCGGGAGCAGCGCACGGTGGCCGCAGGCGTGGAGACGCCATGTTGACGTCACCGTGCTGCCACCTGGCAGGAATGCGCTACATCGGAGACATGATCTTAGAGAAGAGCAATCGAAGACTCAAACAAAGTCTCCCGATCTCAACAGAAGTAGGGCACCGACTGCGCGGACTGTGGGTTGTCAAGCTCTGGCGGAGGGAGTtgcaggcgggcgccggaaTGTGGCGCCCGAGGCTCCGGCGCAAGCCAACGAGTTTCGGAGACTCCTCCTCCTGGAAGCCTGCTTCCGGCCCCTGATAGAGCTAGAAGAGCGGTACAGATATAGATGGCAGAAAAATCTGGAAACGTGTTTTCGTCGACGCACGGACTCTCCAGATGCGGACAACGCGTCGAGTGCATTCTCGAGGAAGACACGGCTTGAGCGGGCGCGTCCCTttcgaggcgcgagaaggtGCTGAGAATGTACGGTCTAGATAAGGCCATGAAAAAGCCCCTTGACAGGAGAGTAATAAAACGAGCTTTAGTAGACAACTGAGACTTAATGCGGAAGTAAAATTAGACATCTGTAGACGATAAAAGGTGCGCTAGCGCATCGAACTACAGCAAGACACACGTCGAGCGCACAGGCGCCACGGCGGTAGACTTCAACAATAGCTCACTAAAAACAACATGTAGCTGACGGAAAAATAGATACACCAGCccgctctccttcttctcatGAAATTCCCAGTCCATCATGCCCTATTCACGGCAGAAGCAGCCCAATTCCACATGTAACAGCGGAACAAAACGGTACAGTGCTGCGCGCAACAGTgaggtgtctccgccgccggagcgcGGATACCGGTTCGAGCCATAGCTGGGAAGGGCCCTTCATGGGGACGCATTCCCCAGTGCAGGCTGATAGTAGCTTCTAAAAAGTGCCCGCGTGGTCATAGTAGAGGTACTTCGACAGGCCGAATGCGTTTTCAGTTATGTCTAAAGTTGGATTAACGCGTTCGCGCCGGGTCTCTCGAGAGGCGAGTCCGCCTATCAGTGCCGGGCCCCGGCGTGGCGCGGGGCGAAATTCCGCATCCCTTTGTACACATTTTGGTTCGTTTGAGGATTCTGCCTCTGGGAACTGAAATAGCTGTTGCGCCCGTTTCTAATAAGGCACCATCACTTGCAGTAAATTTTTCGTGGAACCTCTCAGCACGGCTTTCCGCTttcgccgcagccccccTTACGAAAAGATCCAGCATATGTAGGTCACTGTTGCCTAACGTTCGTGTGACACGTGGGTCCACACCAACTGTTTCTCGCAATGTGAGCTTCCGGGGCGTCACAGGAGTTCTGTCAGAACCAATCATGGATGCCTCGTTTGGAGGGGTCAGATAACAGTTGCGCCGAGTTGGCGTTCGGCGAAGATGTTGCTTTGCCGTGCCGCCACCGCTGATACTTACGGAAGGCAGTAAGCGAAAATCTGAGCCCATTTGACTCGAGAGTATGTCGACTGGTGGTATTGGCTCAGCTGTTACAGCTTAGGTGAGCTGGGCGCAAAAGCCGTGTACCTTTCCTATACATGGTATCCTACAGCGAACCCATGAAACGAATTGTCCAGTAATGCAGCTGTGTGTCTCCCACCACTACGCGAGGATTGTGGAATCTCTCAAAGGACAGAACTCCGAAGGAGTCTCGACTCGTGCCAGTGACACAAATGCGCCGCAGGAACGGAACTAATGCGTCCAAGGGGAACGAATTTTGCATTCATATCAAAGGAACCACTCTACAATAATAGTCTGTAGATATTCGTTGTATCACAAGTCAGCGCTCACCCGCTGCGGCCAGTTACCAtggacgaggagaagcaaGCAGCTCCGACAACAGGAAGTCCTCCACTGTCGGTTCACATGCCTTCTTTTGCCTGTAAACAGTGTCAGGAAGAGATACGCCTCGTCTTGTGCAGCTGGGTTGGGAGAGGTTCACTACTAGCCTTCCATTAGAAGTCGCCTCTCTAGTAACAGATGCGCTTTTCACGGCCATCGTTTCCAGAGGTGACAAAGAATGCGGAGAAGAAGTGAATGAATGGCTGACAATGGGTTCGCATGCTTTGTGCGCTGACTCGGCGGATATGAGATAGTGACGGCGGGACGCTGCAAGGGTCACCCCGAGTGGACAACTTCAATATGCCCGCTTCCAAAATGGCTCGTTATGATTCCATTTGCGCGTCGTGCCGGCAAACGCGAATGCAGGCTACAGCGAACTCTCGAGCGTCAAACAGGACGGGAAGGGTTGTACAGTTACACTGATGGTTCAGTTAAATACTCGGCACTGCCTCCCCCTTTCCTGAATAGAGTGGCGCGCGCTCGTATTGACCCTTCCCGTTAGAAAGAAGAGTCGCTCTTTCCACTGCGAGTAGCTATTGAGGAAGCACGAATAGGCACAGCGGCCAGTTCCTTCCTTCAGTGTGTTTCTGTCGTAGTGACTCAAGGGTCGAACGGCAAAGCCAAACGCCGGAAGTCCACTATACGATACACATCTAGCTGCTTTGCTCCAGATAGATCGAAGGTCGTTGACCCTTCCCGAGCGCCCCAGAAATTGCAGGATTTTGAGTGATACTTGCTATATTCGCCGACGAACGGCGGTAGTTAGGTACACCGCCGACGCCTCGTCCACGCATGACAATATACAGAGAAAGCTGGAATGCGTTCTGCGTCTGATGACACACACACCAGCAGTACAGCCCTACAGGCCTTGCACGTAACTGGCAGCCTGCTCGCTTGGAGGAATCTGTAGCTGCCCAATCGGGGAACCTGCAA from Besnoitia besnoiti strain Bb-Ger1 chromosome X, whole genome shotgun sequence encodes the following:
- a CDS encoding hypothetical protein (encoded by transcript BESB_017380), with the protein product MASPRLRPPCAAPEPLSWLRFLILLVLPLTAYFSGSAVALRVKHRALAYRHADPPAALVPADTPLAWLQAESVPARNESSTPGDKSRRGGAKNTQESKNVSSGSSAASSGASEHPEDGAAPRITEEYLKQQADLFIECDSQNKPFPAPDSFDMDTFKGPAPDALEKDVAEHTSTRQLTELANMYFDDVAARLKRHKREVTAHGWEFDKGTRRQIEQDMLNSQLCWKLRPSEPPPPEGPVIDGLMRVFHRLGRAFKRTTRGTKVVAVKIRNWFRSQRGRKNGGTQKYSRAVKFLKNMGALVKEKVIVLAKKIIAQVIRYMPAILLSVNTFFVATAVSTLVATPAAPLAVLTLVASVIGFLSFAISKGTELNQQVFTQNVFSDLNTNQYQTFGLVWAQLRAEEAVQMSASEAAPTAEPEAPSGSHQKSAGKETTAPAEEDDTWGAINEALVGAREMADGQTVVATSIDPDAELAGKENTPPGEPGAVPPNMAELENIRQRMKKNLTQRKASVVFSKHHANIRSAWREKRFKGLGKILITSLRMFFDFFNFAVSLLLRAFGSAWVYLVDTALRKATRFFRMLKSFQLVAAFFEKMQDFLRWLFGRARFYFDFLDPYRNLLSFLVVNRIAFTQLTTGTMLISSSSGLLFMGTFLWAVSKPLWSWYLTRKGMVTADLLQKAEDELAEDARTYKSFLLGSSALRSLDAGVAPFDFPRISETELVEIVFIMNFLDMYKIPNLPDASVLSSTSPSQSLLLYQRIRTLDDFRAKLSPANRSLFENTFSNLKTWDSGESLHQVHNLLMRNIQHCALHYGEVSFRKAIEARCRQMSIQKRSSPEQLAWFVHLSPRKRQLFSKRVFDALKLYPHSVSNAVYIKRTVKLALGTVTKKQITEKMATWAGALVHHTAVNTMGKQIILQLYKDDNHVVDKTSIRVGNVPAHLFPYREELVLTLKRLLTFDPPERALMRRDAGVQERFERIFLAESLTGRSSTGTSRGDQNQSNGINCEPVRPDVEVFPDIQEAALTFRSDVRECNEAATSYFLKNQIDSSFMLDMRRELYSKEPVDCAPFRTPALEALDILADEVAAADPAHAVDIADRALELVVDEHPAVASVFFKYARHTVTAAERKTLAGIFKLIQVVRNFTRREEFLRVMTIFLNEASRTHLRREIGDVAGSAVLTEIYSIISRDSFYSRKAVEEHIYSRLRGVDFDIGEEEAEKALWHGVKSHFARAFMSTMRSFRTVRQPTAGHIVGAGLRTAAFMYTQSDAEVAEAMKKAMQAIFKKARTTVELPAYSVEDAGECLICEAVDKLLRRLKSKESDGGDSTNANQTVLGIINKVQAAYERQADSLGRYFRWGEWFPQRHTCLHWSDEQIRLLKLELSSIVETLHQKKGLWTKLLSRLRKQWVPHANAGGAVASDLLDRLRDMNLYGVEGLDFRLAIRYAYKPFVAEKFKEEAAEAWAHAERQTMMKESEKLVEAPEGDEKGKSKLEASFDGDIPP